From the genome of Arthrobacter sp. ERGS1:01:
AGCAGCCGTAGTCGTTTCCGGAGCCGCCGTCGTCGTTTCCGGCGCGGCCGAGGAAGTCTCCGGGGTTGAAGTGGTGGTTTCGGGGGAACTGCTGGGCTCGGCCGTGGGCGTGGCCGTGGGAGTGGGGGTTTGGGCGGCAACCACATCCAGGGGCATGGTCCTGGAGGTACTTGCGGGGGTGGGCGCAGAGTCGGTGACGGTGATGACGGGGTCGAACGTCCCGGATTCGGTGGGAGTCCCGCTCACAGCGCCGGTGCCGGCGTCGATGGACAGACCGCCGGGAAGTCCCGAGGCCGAGTATTTGTAGGGCGGGGTTCCGTTGACGCTGGTGAAGCCCGCCTCAAAGCCCTCGCCCTGGTTCGCGGACCCCAAGCCGCCACCCTGGAGCGTGAGCGGCTGGCCCTCAATGCTGACGGTGCCGTTGGATGTCAGCGATACCGTGGCCCCCACCGGGGCGGTGTCCGACGCGGACGCAAACAACACCAGGGACCACGTCTTGGCCGTTGCGGGGTCCGACGACGCCGGGGCGCCCCAGTTCAGGGTGGCGGTCTGGCCCGCGGCGGCACCGGCAGCGCGCTTGACGCAGTGCGCCACGGTGTTCGACGGCGTGAAGGCGCCTTCATAGAGGGCCGCCACGAGCGCTCCGTTGCCGGCCGCGACGGCCGCTCGGAAACTGCCGGAAGCCGATGTGGTGGTGCGGAACGTGACCACCTGGTAGCTCCCGGCGGTCCCGCTGGGATAGCACCCGGAATTGTCCAGCGGTTGGTTCACCTGCTGGCCGGCCGTGATCTGGACGGCCACGGTGGCGGACACCTCGGCCTGGGCCGGAGCGGCCGTCAGTGCGCTTCCGCCCACCACCAGCAACGCTGCGGCGCACACGGCAAGGATGGACTTCGGCAGGTGCCAACGCAGCATTCGGACTCCACGGGGTCGGGTCGTGCACAGGGATGGCCACGGCGCCGGCCGGGCATCGTCACAAACAGAATTCTGCACAACATTGATTGAAAATGTGTATTCTGTGTCACATTAGAGCAGATTTTCATCCGGCAGCAGTTTTATTACAGGAGAACCCACATGGCACATCCCACCTCAAAGCGTTCCGTGTCGCCGCTTGGCCGTCGCGGCTTGTTGGCGGGCGCCGGCGTCGCGGGGCTGGGAGCCCTGGCCGGCGTCGCCCTCTCCCCTGCGGCCCACGCCGCAGACACCAACCTGACATTGCCGGTTCTTGGCCCGGACGACGACTGGGCGGCAACGCTTGCCCGCACGCCCCAGGTCCAGCTCGTTGCCGGCGCCGCCTATACCTTGGCGGCTCCTGTGGATCTGCCCAACAACACGCTGATCGAGGGCAACGGCGCCATCATCACCGTGGCCCAGGAGTCCATGGGCGCGTTCACCGCCACGTCAAAGGTGGGCATCACCATCCGGGGCCTCACCCTGCAGGGCCGCACCGACGACACCTTGAATGCGGCGGCAAATTTTGCCCACACGGCCATCAAGCTGGTTCGCTGCACGAGCTTCCGGATCACCGACTGCGATTTCAACTACTGGCTGGGTGCCGGGATCGCGGTCACCGGGTCGACCTCCGACGACTACTTTTCCTACCGCGGGCACGTGCAGGGGAACAACTTTGTCCGCTGCTACTTTGGCGTGTCCTTCGCCGACCGGGCCGAGTACTCACTGCTGGCCAACAACGTGTTCAACACCAACCGCCTGGCCATCTGGAACAGCTCCGGCAACCTGACCACTACGGGAAACGTGGTGGTGAACTGCTACGGCGCCTACTATTCGTACGCGAAGACCAGCCCCTTTGGCGCGCAGACCTCGGACAATTGGAACCACGGCGCCGTCACCGGCAACACGTTCAACCACAGCAACGGCAGCGGCGGGGCCCGCTGGACCTCCAACGCGGCCTTCCCGATCGGCGGCGTGTCCACCGATCCCGGATCCGGCGTGGTGGTCGACGGCCTGCTGCCCCCCACCTTTACGGGCAACACGCTCTGGTACACGAACATCAAGGCCAACAACCACGTTGCAAACCAGTGGCTGCTCACCGGCTGCGCGTTGTCCAACCTGTCCATCAGCGCCACGGGGACCAATCCGATCAAGATCCTCGGCTCCCAATCCAACGGCGCAGCCAACGCCCCGACGCTCAGCGGAAACGTCCAGAACGTGTTCTAGGCGCCAAACCCGGCCAATCCTTGCGCTGTGGATATGGAATATTACCCACGGGCATGCTGTTATGAGGCTGTGTCAACTAGTAAAACCACCCCAGTGTCCACTCCCCCAACAACAGCGAAGGCGGGCCGGCCGGCCCGCACGGAAACCGCCACCGGAATGATCTTCGGCTTTGGCGCCTATGGGTTGTGGGGGCTCCTGCCGCTGTACTTCATCTGGCTCATGCCGGCCAACAGCATCGAGATCGTGGCCAACCGGGTGGTCTGGTCGGTAATCTTCTGCGCCGTCCTCATCACGGCCACGCGCTCCTGGGGAAAATTCAGCGCCGCAGTGAAGAATCCGCGCGTGCTCTGGCCGCTGGCCATTGCCGGCGTCCTCATCGTCATCAACTGGCTCACCTATGTCTTCGCAGTGACCACGGGAAACGCCATTGAAGGGTCCCTGGGCTACTTCATCAACCCGCTTGTGTCCGTGCTGCTCGGCGTCATCGTGCTCAAGGAAAAGCTGCGGCCCCTGCAGTGGCTGGCCGTCGGCGTCGGCGTGGCCGCCGTCGTCGTCCTGACCGTCAGTTATGGAAAGCTGCCCTGGATTGCGCTGGTCCTGGCGTTCAGCTTCGGCTTCTACGGCTTCGTCAAGAACCGGGTGGGCGGAAAGGTGGACGCCCTCACCAGCCTGAGCGTGGAAACCGCCGTGCTGGCACCGTTCGCCGTGGTGACCATGGTGGTGTTGACCCTGGTGGGGCAGGCGACGTTGACTGGCCTGGGCGCCGGCCACTTCTGGTTGATGGCCGCCTCCGGCGTCATTACGGCCGTGCCGCTGCTGCTGTTTGGCGCATCCGCCCGGCGCCTGCCCATGACGACGATCGGCCTGCTCCAGTACGTGGCGCCGCTGCTGCAGTTCGTGGTGGCCGTGACCCTGCTGAACGAGCACATGGGCCTCGACCGGTGGATTGGTTTTGGCATAGTGTGGCTTGCGTTGGTGATCTTGACGGTCGATACGCTGCGGAATTACCGGCACACGGCGAGGCTGCGGAAGGCCGCAACCGCCTAGCTTCACCCCCACCTCGAGGAAGGGCATGCACATGGCTGTTGAGGAATTTGATCTTTTGGTGGTTGGCGGAGGCAAGGCCGGCAAATCCCTGGCCATGGATCTGGCGGCGGCCGGGCAGCGCGTGGCCATGGTGGAGCGGGGCATGATCGGGGGCACCTGCATCAACGTCGCCTGCATCCCCACCAAGACCCTCGTCAACAGTGCCCGGCTGCTGTCGGTGACGCGCCGCGCCGCCGAATTTGGGATCACCATGTCAGGTTCGCCTGCCATTGACATTGACCTGCTGCGCGCCCGCAAGGAGGAGGTAGTGGGCACCATGGTCGCCGGGCAGCGGAAGTCGTTCCTGGCCTCCGGCATGGACCTGGTGATCGGCGAGGCCCGCTTCACCGCCCCGCGCACCGTTGAAGTGACCGACGACGCCGGTGCCCGCCGCACGCTGCGCGGCACCAATGTGGTGGTCAACACCGGCATGGTTCCGTTCGTGCCGGACCTGCCGGGGTTGCGCGATTCCGCGCCGCTGACGAGCACCTCCATTTTGGCGCTTGAATCACTGCCGGAGAGCATCCTCATCCTGGGTGGCGGCTACATTGGCTGCGAATTTGCCTCCATGCTTTCCATCATGGGCGTGCGGGTCACGGTGGTGCAGCGCAGGGGCGTCCTGCTGCCAAATGAAGACGTTGACGTATCCGAATCGGTGGCCAACGCCCTCACGGCCGACGGCGTGAATGTCCGCACGGGCGTCTCGGCGACTGCGGTATCCCGCACCGATTCCGGGGTCACCATGGAACTGTCCGACGGCACGTCAGTAACCGCCGCTGAGATCCTCGTTGCGGTGGGGCGCACCCCGGTAACGGACGGGCTGGGCCTGGATGCTGCGGGCGTCGAGCTCACCGATTCCGGGCTGGTGCGCGTGGACGAATACTTGCGCGCCACGGCGGACAACGTCTGGGCCGCGGGCGACGTAGCGGGCACTCCGCAGTTCACTCACGCCTCCTGGAACGACTACAGGATCCTCAAGACCAACCTGGCCGGCGGCTCGTGGAGCACCAAGGACCGGCTCATCCCCTACTGCGTGTTCACCACGCCGGAGCTGGGACGGGTGGGGCTGAGCGAAACCGAGGCCCTGCACGCGGGCTACAACATCCGGGTCGCCGCCATGCCCGTCTCCGCCATCCCCCGAGCACGCACGGTGGGCCAGCTGGACGGCCGCTGGAAGGCCGTGGTGGACCGCGATACCGACATGATCCTCGGTGTCGCGCTCCACGGCCATGAGTCCAGCGAGGTCATCGCCGTTGTCCAGATGGCCATCCTGGGCAAGCTTCCCTACCAGCAGCTGCGCGACGCCGTGATCGCCCACCCCACCATGGCCGAGGGCCTGCAACTCCTGTTCAGCGACGCCTTCCTGGCGGCCTAGCCGGCGAGGGAATTCCGGCTCGGCCGCCGGTGTAGGCAGGGTCCCTCGACTAGATCCCCTGCGCCTGGAAGTCGCGCGGAACCACCACCATGGGCACCGGAAGTGCGCGGAGGATCTTGTTGGCCGTGGAGCCGAGGAAGATCTTGCGGTTCTCGGCCAGGCGGCTGGAACCAACCACCACGAGCTCGCCGGATTTCCAGCCGATCCCGTCGACGGCTTCCTCAATGTTGCGTCCGTGGGCCAGGGTCACCGTGACAGTGTCCTCGGGAAGCCTTGCTGCGGCGTCGGCAAGCACCGTGTTGACGTGCTGCCGGGCGGGGCTGAGGGCGTTGTCCAGGTCAAAGTCCTCCTGCTCCAGCTGGTCGATCTCCACCACGGAAACCAGGCGCAGCGGCACGTTGCGCCGCCCGGCCGCCGTGACGCCGACGTCGAGCACTGCCTGCCAGCCCTCGCGCATGCCGACCATGACCGTGAGCCGGGTCAGTTTGTCCCGCCGGTTGTAGCCGCGGGGCGCCAGCGCCACCGGCACCTGGGACGCGTGCAGCAGCCCGTTGGCCACCGAACCGACGGTGAACCGTTTGAACAGGCCGTTGCTGGCGGCGCCGACCACGATCAGCGCGGCGTCGTCCTCCGCTGCCGCCTCGATCAGGCCGTGAGCAAAGGACTCGGCCCTGCGCGTGGAGAACGTGGCCGTAACATCGTCGGGCACCATGGACAGGGCCTGCTTTTGGGTTTCGGGCACCTCCACCATGCTGCCGCGGATCACGTTGACCAGGTGGAGTTCGGCGCCCTGCGTCCTTGCAATGACCCCGGCAAGGGCAACGGCATCTTCGCCACGGTCGTCAGGCCGGTAACCAACTACATATTTCATGCAATCAACCCTTCGGTGGGCCCGGCGGGCGGACGGTACCGGCGCGCCGAGGCGTTCGTAGCACTGACTGTACAGCCGCCGGGCCGCGCCGAACAGGGCACGGGCGGCGCCGGTTTGCGGGGGTCAGGGTTCGACGACGTCTGCCGCCTGCCAGCCGTCGTCCTCAGCATCGGCTGCCGGCGCCACCGCGGGCAGGATCACCGCCCAGGCCACGGCGATCACGCCCACCAGCAGCAGCGACGGCATGAGGATGCCCGCCTGGTTCGACCATGAACTCATCAAGGTCGTGCCGCCGTTGGCCAATTCAACCGTCTGTGAAGCAGTCGACAACGGGAAGATGTAGGGCAGCATCATTGAAAACACGCCACCCGCCAAGCAGGCTGCGCCGAACCAGGCCGCCCGGGCCCGCCCCGACCGCAGCGTCGCCCGCCGTTCAGGGCCGCCCGATTGCCAGCGGCGAGGTACCACCAGCAGGACCGCCAGGATCAGGAGCCCCAGCGTCAGGAGCGAAACGCCACTCGGCCCAATCGCGTACGGCCATGGAATGTCCGGTGTGACCGTCTCATCGCCCGGCGAACCGAACTGGAGTGCTTCAGGGAAAAGGAAGTTCGCGAACAAGGCCACATATCCGGCGGCGGAAACCAGGACACCCAGCACCCCTAACGCCAGCCTGCAGGCCAGTTCGGCCTTCGCCGAACGCCGCGAGGCCAGAAAGAGCAGCGCCCCGACAATGCCGAGGCCGCCCGCCAGGAACGCCGGTGCCGCCATGAAGATCACGCGCCCCCAGGGATCCATGGTGAGGCCGTGGTAGTCCGCGGGATTGGACGTCTTGGCGGCAGGCAGCCAGTACTGGGCCGTGATGCAAAAAACTGCAACCGCCAGCATGAGGACAGCGGCGGCGACGGCCGGAACCCACCGCCGCGGCGACCACGCGGGCTCCGGCAAAGCCGCAGGCAGGTCCGTCGGCGCAGACAAGGACGCGGGCACCGGCGCGTCATCGCGCGGGGCGGGGTCGATGCGATCCGTGATTACGGAGCCGGCGTCATCCGACACGTCGACGCCGGCATGTGGCGAGGGCTCAGGGCTCCGCAACCCGCTGTCTCCGCCGGCCTGGAATATTTCCGGATATCTGTCATCAAAGCGTGCGTTTCCCATGACTCCCCCACTGCGGCTGGGCGGAACCGGTTCAACGGCACCGCGCTCCTGTCGATAGTGGGATCAGCCTACCCACTAGGCGGCCGGTTCTGCTTCCAATTCGTCATTGGGATCCTCGGCATAGACCCGCCGGGATGTTGCCTGGATCAGCACGCCCCAGAGGAAGATCCCGGCGCCAACGAGCGCAACGGAGCTGCCGGAGCCGGAAACGATGGTTGGCCATGGGATGGTTGAAAAGGTCATGTCCCCCATGGTTTGGGTGGTGCTCGACATGGACCGCGGGAACAGTTGGGGTGCAAACAACGCAACCACCGCACCGACAAGGAGCATGCCACCTGCCAGCAACGCTGCCGGGCCGGACGCAACAGCACCCGCGCGGCTGGCTCCCGGGCGCACAATGGCCACTACGGCCAGCACGGATAAGCCAAACACCGTCAACGGTTGCATTGCTGAGTACATCAGCATCATCAACGATGAACTGGAGTACCCGCCGGATTCCGCCTCAAAGTACATGTACTTTGCAAAAAGGTTGGGGGAAAACATAGCCAGGACTGCCCCGACAGTCGCGATCACGCCCACCACCGCCGCCCCGGCCCACAGCCAGCGGGCTCTCGCCGTGTAATGGCGGGAACCCACGATGAACATCGCCGCGACCATGCCGAGGCCGGCAATGACCAGCGAAGGAGCCACCGAGGTCAAAAATGTTACCCAAGTGACCATCCTCATCCCGTCGGATCCATCGCCGGCAACACTTCGGGATGAAGGAATCAGCACCGCCGCGAACAGGCAAAATACGCCGGCCGCGATGGCCAGCAGACCCGCGCCCATGCCGACGACCCACGACCGCGTACTCCAGTGAATCCGCCGCGCCCCGGGCAGGATCTCATCGGGCTGCGCCTGCGTGCCTGTTTCCCCCGGGAGCCCGGCTGCGGGGTGCGACGCGGTTCCCTCCCCCGCATCAACGGCATCGGATGTGGCCGGAGAGACGTGGGCGGCTTGAACCGCGGGGGCGGGCTGCCCGGCCGGCGGAAGCGGAGCCTGCTCCGGGACAAACCGCTCATGTGCCGGCGCCACGCGGACCGCGCGGGACACCGGGACCGGAGGTGCGCTCACTGTCGGCGCCACCAAGGGCCGCGCCGGCGCTTGTATCAGCGGGGCCGGCTCATTGGTTGTCTGCGGCGTGGTGGCCGGCGGCGCGAAGATGGGCGCCGCGGCAGTGTGCGCCGTGCGGGGCAGCTCGTCGCCGCCGGGCTGAAAGATGGCCGGGTACCGCTCGTCAAACTCCACGTGTTCCATGCAACCCCCAAGATGCGTGTGCCGTGCCCGGACAATGTCCGGCACGGAAGATGTTCGCCCCAGCCTATCCACGCCGGGCACCTACCCACGAAACAAACGACGGCGGCACCCCGGGGAAAAGTTCCCTCGGGGTGCCGCCGTCGTTCAGTGCCTTACGTTCCGTCTACGCGGGGCTTTCCAAACTAGTTGGAGGCTGCGCGTACGGCGTCGGACAATACGTCCAGGCCGTCGTTGAGCAGTTCGTCGCCGATGACCAACGGCGGGAGCAGGCGGATGACGTTGCCGTAGGTGCCGCAGGTGAGGATCACGACGCCGGCCTGCAGGCAGGCGCCGGCGATGGCCTTGGCGGCCTCCGCGTTCGCTTCCTTGGTTGTGTGGGCGGTGCCCGGCTTGACCAGTTCGATTGCCATCATGGCGCCGCGGCCGCGGATCTCGCCGATGATGCCGTTCTCGCCAAGTTCCTCAACGAGCGCCGTGAAGCGGTCGGTGACGATCTTTTCAATGTTCTGGGCGCGGCCGTTGAGGTCGTGCTCCTTCATGGTCTTGATGGCGGCCAGGGCGGCGGCGCAGGCCACCGGGTTTCCGCCGTAGGTGCCGCCAAGGCCGCCGGGGTGCACGGCGTCCATGAGCTCGGCGCGGCCCGTGATGGCGGAGAGCGGCAAACCGCCGCCGATGCCCTTGGCCATCGTGATGATGTCCGGGACAACGCCCTCGTGCTGGGAGGCAAACCATTCGCCCGTGCGGCAGAAGCCGGACTGGACTTCGTCGGCAATGAAGACGACGCCGTTTTCCTTGGCCCAGGCGGCCAGGGCGGGCAGGAAGCCGTCGGCGGGGACGATGAAGCCGCCCTCGCCCTGGATCGGTTCGATCACGATGGCGGCCACGGAGTCGGCGCCAATCTGCTTTTCGATCATGGTGATGGCGCGGCGGGCCGCTTCCTCACCCTTGATGTCGGCTTCCTCGCGGTACGGGTAGCTCATGGGCACGCGGTAGATCTCCGGTGCGAACGGGCCAAAGTTGGTCTTGTACGGCATGGCCTTGGCGGTCAGTGCCATGGTCAGGTTGGTGCGGCCGTGGTAGGCGTGGTCGAAGGCGACGATCGCGTCGCGACCGGTGGCCAGGCGGGCCACCTTGACGGCGTTTTCCACGGCTTCGGCGCCGGAGTTGAACAGCACGGTGCGCTTCTCATGCGTGCCGGGGGTGAGGGTGTTCAGTTCCTCGGCAACGGCAACGTAGCTCTCGTACGGGGTGACCATGAAACAGGTGTGCGTGAAGTGGCCAACCTGTTCCTGCACGGCCTCGACGACGTTCGCATCGGAGGCGCCCACACTGGTCACGGCAATGCCCGAACCGAGGTCGATGAAGGAGTTGCCGTCCACATCGGTAATGATGCCGCCGTCGGCGTCGGCAACGTATACGGGCACGCTGGAGGCGACACCGCCGGCAACAACTGCCTTGCGGCGGGCGTCGAGCGCTGCGGACTTCGGGCCGGGGAACGCGCCGGTGAGGTGCCGTTTTTGTTCGAGCCGGTAGGTGATTTCAGACATGGGGTGACCTTTCAAAATGGGGTGTCAAAGTGTGGGCGGGGGCGCTCTAGGCGTCCAGGTTGCTCATGACGTGCTTGATGCGGGTGTAGTCCTCCACGCCGTACATGGACAGGTCCTTGCCGTAGCCGGACTGCTTGAACCCGCCGTGCGGCATCTCTGCAGTGAGCATGATGTGGGTGTTGATCCAGACTGCGCCGAAGTCCAGGTCGCGGGAGACGCGCATGGCCACACCGTGGTTGGATGTCCAGACGCTGGAGGCCAGGGCGTATTCGACGTCGTTGGCCATTTCCACGGCCTCTTCCTCGGTCTTGAACGTCTGGACCGTGATGACCGGGCCGAAGGTTTCCTTCTGCACGATGTCGTCGCTTTGCTTCACGCCGTCAACCACCGTGGCCTCGAAGAAGAAGCCCTTCTCGCCGGCGCGCTTGCCGCCGGTGACCACCGTTGCATACGCGGGGATGTTGGCCACCACTTCGCTGACGGCGTTGAAGTGGTTGACGTTGTTGAGCGGGCCGAAGTAGTTCAGCGAGTCGTCCTCGTGGCCGGTTTCCAGGCCCTTCGTGGCGGTGGCCAGGGCGGCCACGAACTCGTCGTGGGCGGATTCCTCCACCAGCACGCGGGTGATGGCGGTGCAGTCCTGGCCGGCGTTGAAGAAGGAGAACTCGGCAATGGACTGTGCCGTCTGGCCAAGGTTCGCGTCGGCGAAGACGATGGCGGGAGCCTTTCCGCCCAATTCCAGGTGCGCCCGCTTGAGGCCCTTGGCGGCGCCCGTGGCGACGGCGATGCCGGCGCGGACGGATCCGGTGATCGAGACCATGGCCGGCACCTTGTGGTCCACGAGTGCGGCACCCGTGGCGCCGTTGCCGAGCACGAAGTTCAGCACGCCGGCGGGGACGATGTCCTTGGCGATGTCGGCAAACACCAGGGTGCTTTCGGGCGTGGTGTCGCTGGGCTTGAGGACCACGGTGTTGCCGGCGGCCAGGGCCGGACCGATCTTCCAGATCATCATCAGGAACGGGTAGTTCCACGGGGTCACCTGGGCAATGACGCCCACGGGTTCGCGGCGCACATAGGAGGTGAAGTTCTCCATGTACTCGCCGGCGGAGCGGCCTTCCAGCAGGCGGGCGGCACCGGCAAAGAAGCGCAGCTGGTCGGCGCCGGCGCCCACTTCCTCATCGGCGATCATTTGCTTGACCTGGCCGGTGTTGCGGTGCTGGGCTTCAACGAGCTCGTCGCTGCGTGCCTCGATGGCATCGGCAAGCTTCAACAGCACGCTTTGGCGCTGCGCCGGGGTGGCACGCTTCCACGTCTTGAAGGCGGTGGCTGCGGCGGTCATGGCAGCGTCCACATCGGCCTGGCTCGAAATCGGGGCCTTGGCCACAACTTCCCCGTTGACGGGATTGATGATGTCCAAGGAATCCGGCCCGGTGACGGGCACAAACTCGCCGTTGATGAAATTCTGCAAGGTTTGGACCACAGTGTTCAACCTCTTTAACTCGATGGGTAGGACGCGGCAGTGTCCTGGGTCTTTGCCGCCTAAGCAGAGCCTAAGCCCCACACCCCTCGAACGAGAATGGCATTTTGCACCATGGCACCCATCACACGTAGTGCGTTTGTATAGTTATTGCATGGCACTTTCCCTGGCTGACTTGATGGCCGCACCGGCCCTGCACCTGAAGAACATGGGCTCCACCAGGACCCCGCTGACCGCGCCCATCGATTGGGTGGCCGTGACGGAGTTGGAGAACCCGCAAGCCTTCCTCAGCGGCGGCGAACTGGTCCTGACCACGGGCGCGCGGCAGGGCACCGTCGACGCCCAGCGCTCCTTTGTCCGCCAGATCAGGCGGGCGGGCGCCGTCGGCATTGGCTTTGGCATTGGCTTTGAGCACGACGCCGTTCCACCTGCCCTGATTGCCGAGGCCAACCGCTGGGCCGTGCCCGTGGTTGAGGTGCCCTACAGCACCCCCTTCATCGCCATTGGCAAACTCGTGGCCGACGCACGTTCCTCCGACCACTACACCAAGCTGGAGCGGCTGCTGCGGGAGCACCAGGTCCTGGCCCGGGCACTGCTGACGGGCGGCGGCCTGCCTGCGCTGCTGCGCAAACTGGCGTCCATGGTGGGCTCCGAGCTGGCCATCACCCAATACGGTGGCGAGGTGTTCTCCACCGCTCCGGGCAGCGGACCGAACGACGCCGACTGGCATGCGGTGGCGCTGTCGACGGGCAAACGCGACGCCAGCACACTGTGGTTGCGCAAGCCGTTCCACGACGACGGCATCGTTGACTACGCCCGCGGACTGATCAGCATCGAGCTGAACAACCTGCTCCAGCGCCGCAACACGGCACGGCAAATCGCCGGACAGGTCATTGCCGACATTGTCCGGGGCACGCTTGAAGCGGCCGACGCCACCGCCAGGTTGGAGAACCTGGGCATCATCCCCGCAGCGAAGAACTTCGTGCTGCTGGTGCGCTCGGAGGACGAAAAGTCCGCCAGCCTCTCCACCATGACACTGCCACCGGAGCTGGAGACCGCAGTCGCCGCCGTCATGAAGGCGGACGAGCGCGAGGAACTGCTGATCGTCGTACCCGCTCAGCTTGGCGATCCGGCCATCCTGGGACGGGCCTTGAGCCGCCAGATGCACGGCATTGGACTCGCCGCCGCCGTGGGGATTGGTGGCGCCTATTCCCAGGCCAACGGCCTGCGGTGGAGCTACTTTGAGGCGCGTGAGGCCGCGTCACGCGGACTTGACGTCAACGTGCCAGAGCGGCTGAGCCTGACCTCCCTTCTGTTGGCCAGCGAGGATGTTCCCATGGCCGACATGGCTGCGGAGGCCCTGGGGCCCCTGCTTGCCTTTGACACCGCACACGGCGCCGAACTGGTCGACACCCTTGAAACGTACCTGCGGCTCAATGGTTCGGTGGCGGCAGTGGCCGAGACCCTGACGCTGCACCGAAACACCGTCCGCTACCGTTTGACGCAAATTGCCGAGCTCACCGGCTACGACCCCGCCCTGACTCCGGACCGGGTCCAGCTGTGGCTGGCACTTGCCGTGCGCCGGTTGTCCCCGCCGGTCCAGCCCTGATCGGGGCAGGGCCGGCGGGGCATCACGGGCGCTGCGAGCCCTAGAGGAAGCGGCGCAGCAGGATCAGCGCGAAGCCGGCCAGGAACACCAGAAGCGCTCCCGTGTAGACCGGCCAGATGCCGCCACCGGTGTAGGCCAGCTGGGCGGGTGCGGCGGCGTCCATGGCCACCGTGCCCGAGCTCATGGCCTGCAGGTTCCCGGCGGGTGACATCTGGGTGACACCCTGGGGAGCCCACTGCGTGATCTGGATGATCGGCGTCACAGGGGTTGCGGGAACCGACGGGGTCGTCGGGGTCCACGGCGTACCGGGGGTGCCAGGCGTGCCCGGCGTACCCGGCGTACCCGGCGTACCCGGCGTGCCCGGCGTGCCCGGCGTACCCGGCGTACCCGGCGTACCCGGCGTACCCGGCGTGCCCGGCGTACCCGGCGTACCCGGCGTGCCCGGCGTGCCCGGCGTGCCCGGTGTACCCGGCGTACCCGGCGTACCCGGTGTACCCGGCGTACCCGGCGTGCCGGGGGTCACCACATTGGTGACATCAGAGCCAACGGAAACCGCATTTCCCAGGATTCCCACGGCGTTGCCGGAGATGTTGATCGGGACAGTGATGGGTGCGGCGATCTGTACGTTGCCGAGCACGTTGCCCAGCAGTCCGCCAAGGAGGCCGCCGCCGTTGGAGTGGCCGGCATTCTGGCTTCCTGCGGTCTGGCTGACGCCCGGAACAACCGTGGTGTTCGTGGCGTGGGAACCACTGCTCACCGCGTTGCCCAAAACCCCAACAGCGTTGCCGGACACATTCACCGGAACCGTGACGGGGGCCGCCACCTGGACATTGCCCAGGACATTGCCAACCACGCCGCCGAGGATTCCGCCGCCGTGGGACTCACCTGAGTTCTGCCCACCTGTGTTCTGCCCACCGGCGGTCTGGCTTCCGGCGTCCTGCTTCACGGGCGGGGCAACCGTGGTGTTCGTGGCGTGGGAACCACTGCTGACCGCGTTGCCCAAAACCCCAACGGCATTACCGGAAACATTTACCGGAACCGTGATGGGGGCCGCCACCTGGACATTGCCCAGGACGTTGCCGACCACACCACCCAGGAGGCCGTCACCGTGCGATGAGCCGGCATTCTGGCTTCCGGCGGTCTGCCCACCGGTGCTGGGGTTTCCCGCGGGCTGGCTTGCCGTATTCTGCCCACCGGCGGTCTGCCCACCGGCGGTCTGCCCACCGGCG
Proteins encoded in this window:
- a CDS encoding PucR family transcriptional regulator, translated to MALSLADLMAAPALHLKNMGSTRTPLTAPIDWVAVTELENPQAFLSGGELVLTTGARQGTVDAQRSFVRQIRRAGAVGIGFGIGFEHDAVPPALIAEANRWAVPVVEVPYSTPFIAIGKLVADARSSDHYTKLERLLREHQVLARALLTGGGLPALLRKLASMVGSELAITQYGGEVFSTAPGSGPNDADWHAVALSTGKRDASTLWLRKPFHDDGIVDYARGLISIELNNLLQRRNTARQIAGQVIADIVRGTLEAADATARLENLGIIPAAKNFVLLVRSEDEKSASLSTMTLPPELETAVAAVMKADEREELLIVVPAQLGDPAILGRALSRQMHGIGLAAAVGIGGAYSQANGLRWSYFEAREAASRGLDVNVPERLSLTSLLLASEDVPMADMAAEALGPLLAFDTAHGAELVDTLETYLRLNGSVAAVAETLTLHRNTVRYRLTQIAELTGYDPALTPDRVQLWLALAVRRLSPPVQP
- a CDS encoding gamma-aminobutyraldehyde dehydrogenase, yielding MVQTLQNFINGEFVPVTGPDSLDIINPVNGEVVAKAPISSQADVDAAMTAAATAFKTWKRATPAQRQSVLLKLADAIEARSDELVEAQHRNTGQVKQMIADEEVGAGADQLRFFAGAARLLEGRSAGEYMENFTSYVRREPVGVIAQVTPWNYPFLMMIWKIGPALAAGNTVVLKPSDTTPESTLVFADIAKDIVPAGVLNFVLGNGATGAALVDHKVPAMVSITGSVRAGIAVATGAAKGLKRAHLELGGKAPAIVFADANLGQTAQSIAEFSFFNAGQDCTAITRVLVEESAHDEFVAALATATKGLETGHEDDSLNYFGPLNNVNHFNAVSEVVANIPAYATVVTGGKRAGEKGFFFEATVVDGVKQSDDIVQKETFGPVITVQTFKTEEEAVEMANDVEYALASSVWTSNHGVAMRVSRDLDFGAVWINTHIMLTAEMPHGGFKQSGYGKDLSMYGVEDYTRIKHVMSNLDA